A stretch of Pirellulales bacterium DNA encodes these proteins:
- the recG gene encoding ATP-dependent DNA helicase RecG has protein sequence MGPTSTTSPAATNHSAPSQNAANKSTIEALATPVQFLKGVGPDRAKLMERIGLRTAADVLFNFPRDYQDLSDVRTIDALEEDKLQSVRGTVEEIDLRNKGTGRSILGVLVRQESRYLRALWFNMPFMADKFRQGQEVLLSGKPRLKGGRWEMSHPRVQWIDTGEADATSQAQGLQPLGLGPMRGEILPVYSLTEGLKQSGLRYITQQALDAYVELLEEAFPQPFLTAQQLLPIHTALREIHFPTNKDVLQQARRRFIYQEMFVLQLAMALKRNVQETRRQAPPLETSAKIDARITRLFPFELTAQQRKAIDEIAADMGRRTPMNRLLQGDVGCGKTVVAVYAMLLAVAHRCQAALMAPTEVLARQHLRTLQKLLAGSQVRMALLSGSLSAKEREETLRKLAAGEIDLVIGTQAIVYGDAQFKQLGLVVIDEQHRFGVRQRATLKQAGADPHYLVMTATPIPRTVAMTLFGDLDVSIISESPPGRQPVHTYLAEGENREKWWDFFRRHLHDGRQGYVIVPLVEESAHVDTANLQATFEELAHGELEAFRLGLVHGRMTAEEKDAALNDFAAGRTQVLVATSVVEVGIDVPNATLMTILGADRFGLAQLHQMRGRVCRGKFPGNCCVFAGERSDDPVQPTDEAQQRLQAFVDTTDGFKLAEIDFQLRGAGDLIGTRQHGLSPFYLADLVRDSAVVTEAREDARRLIAADPGLAQPEHTRLRQLVLFRYGAALDLGDVG, from the coding sequence ATGGGCCCCACTTCAACCACTTCGCCGGCCGCCACCAATCATTCAGCCCCGTCCCAGAACGCGGCGAATAAATCGACTATCGAAGCCCTTGCCACCCCCGTGCAGTTTCTGAAAGGCGTTGGACCCGATCGGGCGAAACTGATGGAGCGAATTGGCCTGCGCACGGCGGCCGACGTGTTGTTCAACTTTCCGCGCGATTATCAAGACCTGAGCGATGTACGAACCATCGACGCCCTGGAAGAAGACAAACTGCAAAGCGTCCGCGGCACGGTCGAGGAAATCGATTTGCGAAACAAGGGCACGGGCCGTTCTATTTTAGGCGTGCTGGTGCGGCAGGAATCGCGCTACCTGCGGGCCTTGTGGTTCAACATGCCGTTCATGGCCGACAAATTTCGCCAAGGGCAAGAAGTGTTGCTTTCCGGCAAGCCGCGGCTGAAAGGGGGCCGCTGGGAAATGAGCCATCCCCGCGTGCAGTGGATCGACACGGGGGAAGCCGATGCAACATCGCAAGCCCAGGGGTTGCAACCCCTGGGCTTGGGCCCAATGCGCGGCGAAATTTTGCCGGTTTATTCGCTGACCGAAGGGCTCAAGCAAAGCGGGCTACGGTACATCACGCAGCAGGCCCTGGATGCCTATGTCGAACTGCTGGAGGAAGCGTTCCCGCAACCGTTTCTCACGGCCCAGCAATTGCTGCCCATCCACACGGCGCTACGTGAAATTCATTTTCCCACCAATAAGGACGTGCTTCAGCAGGCGCGCCGCCGATTCATCTACCAGGAAATGTTCGTGCTGCAATTGGCGATGGCGCTAAAGCGAAATGTGCAAGAAACTCGTCGTCAAGCGCCACCACTGGAAACCAGCGCCAAAATCGACGCTCGCATCACACGGCTGTTTCCCTTTGAGTTGACCGCCCAGCAGCGGAAAGCGATTGACGAAATTGCCGCCGACATGGGCCGCCGCACGCCGATGAACCGCCTGCTGCAAGGCGACGTCGGCTGCGGCAAAACCGTGGTGGCCGTGTATGCCATGCTGTTGGCCGTGGCGCATCGTTGTCAGGCCGCTTTGATGGCCCCGACTGAAGTGCTGGCCCGCCAACATTTGCGGACGCTGCAAAAACTGCTGGCCGGCAGCCAGGTGCGCATGGCCCTGCTCAGCGGCAGCCTCTCGGCGAAGGAGCGCGAAGAAACTTTGCGAAAGCTGGCGGCGGGCGAAATCGATTTGGTCATCGGCACGCAGGCCATCGTGTATGGCGACGCGCAGTTCAAGCAGTTGGGCTTGGTCGTGATCGACGAGCAACATCGCTTCGGCGTACGACAACGGGCCACATTGAAGCAGGCCGGCGCCGATCCGCACTATTTGGTGATGACCGCCACCCCCATTCCCCGCACCGTGGCCATGACGCTGTTTGGCGATTTAGACGTGTCGATCATTTCCGAAAGTCCGCCCGGCCGGCAACCGGTGCACACGTATTTGGCCGAAGGGGAAAACCGCGAAAAGTGGTGGGATTTTTTCCGGCGTCATTTGCACGACGGCCGGCAGGGTTACGTGATTGTGCCGCTGGTCGAGGAATCGGCGCATGTCGACACCGCCAATTTGCAGGCCACCTTCGAGGAGTTGGCCCACGGCGAGTTGGAAGCGTTTCGCCTGGGTTTGGTGCACGGCCGCATGACCGCCGAAGAAAAAGACGCCGCCTTGAACGACTTCGCCGCCGGTCGCACTCAGGTGCTGGTGGCCACTTCGGTCGTCGAAGTCGGCATCGACGTCCCCAACGCCACGCTGATGACCATTTTGGGCGCCGACCGCTTCGGGCTCGCTCAGCTCCATCAAATGCGCGGCCGTGTTTGCCGCGGCAAATTCCCCGGCAATTGCTGCGTGTTCGCCGGCGAGCGCAGCGACGATCCAGTCCAGCCGACTGACGAAGCCCAACAGCGCCTGCAAGCCTTCGTCGACACGACCGACGGATTCAAACTGGCCGAAATCGATTTCCAGTTGCGCGGCGCCGGCGATTTAATCGGCACCCGCCAACATGGCCTCTCGCCGTTTTATCTGGCCGACCTGGTGCGCGATTCGGCCGTGGTAACCGAAGCCCGCGAAGATGCCCGGCGGTTGATCGCCGCCGATCCCGGCCTCGCGCAACCAGAGCATACTCGGCTGCGTCAGTTGGTTCTGTTCCGCTACGGCGCGGCACTCGATTTGGGCGACGTGGGTTAA
- a CDS encoding UbiA-like polyprenyltransferase, with amino-acid sequence MLTRIRHILEMIRFSHTLFALPFALLATLLACRLLGAEAAIKREAIATYATPVHIILPDELKLADLRPLLHEFPAACRPEFIWPWMRILGVILCMVAGRSAAMAFNRLADRKIDALNPRTAQRHLPSGVLSVGSVAAFAAVSSAAFIASTLLFLPNRLPLYLAVPMLLFLLGYSYTKRFTMLAHFWLGGALGLAPIMAWIAIRGENVMANFWDLLPVIVLGGAVKMWVAGFDIIYACQDVEFDRAQNLHSIPARWGVKRALDMAATCHLLMVVLLLALPLVYPLIGWLWWVGVAAIAVLLVYEHRLVTPDDLARVNMAFFNVNAVVSVGLLIVGAAAMWV; translated from the coding sequence ATGTTGACTCGCATTCGTCATATTTTGGAGATGATCCGCTTCAGCCACACGCTGTTTGCGCTGCCGTTTGCGCTGCTGGCAACATTGTTGGCTTGCCGGCTGTTGGGGGCGGAAGCGGCAATTAAACGAGAGGCAATTGCCACTTATGCAACTCCGGTTCACATCATTCTACCCGACGAATTAAAGCTCGCCGATTTGCGACCGCTCCTTCACGAATTTCCGGCAGCTTGCCGGCCAGAGTTTATCTGGCCGTGGATGCGAATTCTCGGCGTGATTTTGTGCATGGTGGCGGGGCGCAGCGCGGCGATGGCGTTCAACCGGCTGGCCGATCGGAAAATTGACGCCCTCAACCCGCGCACGGCGCAGCGGCATTTACCGAGCGGCGTGTTAAGTGTCGGCAGCGTGGCGGCATTTGCGGCGGTGAGCTCGGCGGCATTCATCGCTAGCACGCTGTTGTTTCTGCCGAATCGGTTGCCGCTGTATCTGGCCGTGCCGATGTTGCTGTTTTTGCTCGGCTACAGTTACACCAAGCGGTTCACCATGCTGGCGCACTTTTGGCTGGGCGGCGCGCTGGGGCTGGCGCCGATCATGGCTTGGATTGCCATTCGTGGTGAAAATGTAATGGCAAACTTTTGGGATTTGTTGCCGGTGATTGTGCTGGGAGGGGCGGTGAAAATGTGGGTGGCGGGGTTCGATATCATTTACGCTTGCCAAGATGTCGAGTTCGACCGTGCTCAAAATCTGCACAGCATTCCCGCGCGGTGGGGCGTTAAACGGGCCTTGGACATGGCGGCTACCTGTCACTTGCTGATGGTGGTCCTTCTCTTGGCGCTGCCGCTGGTTTATCCTTTGATAGGCTGGCTATGGTGGGTCGGCGTGGCGGCCATCGCCGTGCTGCTGGTTTACGAACATCGACTGGTGACGCCCGACGATTTAGCCCGCGTGAATATGGCGTTTTTCAACGTGAACGCCGTGGTCAGCGTGGGATTGCTGATTGTCGGTGCGGCCGCAATGTGGGTGTAA
- a CDS encoding flavin prenyltransferase UbiX: MQPLVLAITGASGVVYGVRLLEVLVAAGRDVFLTISPAAQLVLETELGIKVDLARFSAEELLNRKRLEAATIDRYQRQIHYCHFQDLMAPIASGSFLTDGMVICPCSGSTLAAVAHAMGSNLIHRAAEVHLKERRKLILMPREMPLSLPQIDNLRKAAEAGAVVLPASPGFYQGPKSVDDLVDFVVARICDQLGVEHRLTRRWGV; the protein is encoded by the coding sequence ATGCAACCTCTGGTTTTGGCCATCACGGGCGCTAGCGGAGTTGTTTATGGCGTGCGGCTGTTGGAAGTGCTCGTGGCGGCGGGGCGAGATGTGTTTTTGACGATCAGCCCGGCGGCGCAATTGGTGCTGGAAACCGAGTTGGGAATTAAGGTCGATTTGGCGCGGTTTTCGGCGGAGGAGTTGCTAAACCGCAAGCGATTGGAGGCGGCGACGATTGATCGGTATCAAAGGCAAATTCATTATTGCCACTTTCAAGATCTCATGGCGCCGATTGCCAGCGGCTCGTTTCTCACCGACGGCATGGTAATTTGCCCTTGCTCAGGCAGCACGCTAGCGGCGGTTGCCCATGCCATGGGGAGCAATTTAATTCATCGCGCGGCCGAAGTGCATTTGAAAGAACGGCGGAAATTGATTTTAATGCCTCGCGAGATGCCACTGTCGCTGCCGCAGATCGACAACCTGCGCAAGGCTGCCGAAGCCGGCGCGGTGGTGTTGCCCGCCAGTCCTGGATTTTATCAGGGGCCAAAATCCGTGGACGACCTGGTCGATTTTGTGGTCGCGCGCATTTGCGACCAGTTGGGAGTCGAGCACCGGTTGACTAGGCGCTGGGGCGTTTAG
- the mqnE gene encoding aminofutalosine synthase MqnE — MEQPSFKKICAKVEAGQRLSLEDGLILYSPETPLNEVGELANLVRERKNGNYAYYNINVHLNPTNVCVYRCIFCAFRSDLREAKGYRMSDEQILSRGQEAIDAGCTEMHIVGGLHHQMDFEWYLNLVRMLHDHYPALHLKAWTAVEINWFTHLTNRSVHQVLQELKDAGLGSLPGGGAEIFHPEVRDRICEHKADAHNWLEIHRTSHELGLRSNATMLYGHLENAYHRVDHLLRLRELQDETGGFQTFIPLAFHPENTKLSHIKKPSALMDLRTMAVSRLMLDNFDHIKAYWIMLGLGTAQTALAYGADDLDGTVRHELIYHDAGAVTPEVLSVEQIRRMIVEAGREPVERDTLYHRVERNGNAWTAGEQILAAR, encoded by the coding sequence ATGGAACAACCAAGCTTTAAAAAAATCTGCGCCAAAGTGGAGGCGGGCCAACGCCTGTCGCTGGAAGACGGCCTGATTCTGTATTCGCCCGAGACGCCATTGAACGAAGTCGGCGAGCTGGCCAACCTGGTGCGCGAACGGAAGAACGGCAACTATGCGTATTACAACATCAATGTGCATTTGAATCCGACGAATGTATGCGTGTACCGCTGCATTTTTTGCGCGTTTCGGTCCGATTTGCGCGAAGCCAAAGGCTATCGGATGAGCGACGAGCAGATTTTGTCCCGCGGCCAAGAAGCGATCGACGCCGGCTGCACCGAAATGCACATCGTGGGCGGGCTGCACCATCAGATGGACTTCGAGTGGTATTTGAATTTGGTCCGAATGCTGCACGACCATTATCCGGCGCTGCATTTGAAGGCGTGGACGGCGGTAGAAATCAATTGGTTTACGCATCTCACCAACCGCAGTGTCCACCAGGTGCTGCAAGAACTGAAAGATGCGGGCTTGGGCAGCCTGCCCGGCGGCGGGGCGGAAATTTTTCATCCCGAAGTGCGCGACCGCATTTGCGAACACAAGGCCGACGCCCACAATTGGCTGGAAATTCATCGCACGTCCCACGAGTTAGGCCTGCGCAGCAATGCCACAATGCTATACGGGCATTTGGAGAACGCGTATCACCGGGTCGATCATTTGCTGCGGCTGCGAGAACTGCAGGACGAAACCGGCGGATTTCAAACGTTCATTCCGCTGGCGTTTCATCCGGAAAACACGAAGCTGTCGCACATCAAAAAACCATCGGCCTTGATGGATTTGCGGACGATGGCCGTGAGCCGGTTGATGCTCGACAATTTCGATCACATCAAGGCCTACTGGATTATGCTCGGCCTGGGCACAGCACAAACGGCGCTGGCATACGGGGCCGACGATTTGGATGGCACCGTGCGGCACGAATTGATTTATCACGATGCCGGCGCCGTCACGCCGGAAGTGCTGTCGGTCGAGCAAATTCGCCGGATGATTGTGGAAGCCGGCCGCGAACCGGTGGAGCGCGACACGCTGTACCACCGTGTGGAGCGCAACGGAAACGCCTGGACCGCCGGCGAGCAAATTCTGGCGGCGCGGTAG
- the ubiE gene encoding bifunctional demethylmenaquinone methyltransferase/2-methoxy-6-polyprenyl-1,4-benzoquinol methylase UbiE: MAVDKSETRVRRMFAEIALRYDFLNHLLSFGVDRHWRRQTVRRVPLQGTAPVLDLCTGTGDLALAYAHRMPLTGSIIGTDFCHEMLTIGRDKASRAGYDGRLAFIEADAQRLPFPDDQFQIVCVAFGLRNITNTDLGLREMVRVCQPGGRVAVLEFSMPRLQPVRGLYRWFFRRVLPRVGQAVSRSPSRAYNYLPESVGEFPDGEALSARMQTAGLHRVEFWSLTGGIATLYVGTK, from the coding sequence ATGGCGGTAGATAAATCAGAAACTCGCGTGCGGCGGATGTTTGCGGAAATCGCTCTGCGTTACGATTTCCTCAATCATTTGCTGTCGTTTGGAGTCGATCGGCACTGGCGGCGGCAAACCGTCCGCCGTGTGCCGCTGCAAGGAACCGCGCCAGTGCTTGATTTATGCACCGGCACCGGCGATTTAGCCCTGGCCTATGCTCACCGGATGCCGCTGACGGGCAGCATTATTGGGACCGATTTCTGCCACGAAATGCTAACGATCGGGCGCGATAAAGCCAGCCGCGCAGGTTATGACGGCAGACTGGCTTTCATCGAAGCCGATGCCCAACGGTTGCCATTTCCGGACGATCAATTTCAAATTGTCTGCGTGGCGTTCGGGCTGCGAAACATCACGAACACCGATTTGGGCTTGCGCGAAATGGTGCGCGTGTGCCAGCCGGGGGGGCGCGTGGCTGTGCTGGAATTTTCGATGCCGCGGCTGCAGCCGGTGCGGGGACTCTATCGCTGGTTTTTTCGGCGCGTGCTGCCGAGGGTGGGACAGGCTGTATCCCGTAGTCCCTCGCGGGCCTACAATTACTTGCCGGAAAGCGTCGGCGAGTTTCCCGATGGCGAAGCTTTGTCCGCGCGCATGCAAACGGCGGGCTTGCACCGTGTAGAATTTTGGTCTTTGACCGGCGGCATTGCGACGCTGTATGTGGGGACGAAATAA